GCGGAACGCCGCGATTTTTACGGGAGCCCCGCACAGTGTGATCTATGACGGAAATTCACCCGGGCCAGCGCGTCGCCGTTCTCGTCGACGCCCAGAACCTCTATCACACGGCCCAGAGTCTGCACAGCCGCAACATCGACTACTCCGCGCTGCTCGACAAGGCCGTGCAGGACCGCCAGCTCACCCGCGCGATCTCCTACGTCATCCGCGCGGATTCGCCCGAGGAAGAGAGCTTCTTCGAGGCGCTGATCGACATCGGCTTCGAGCCGAAGATCAAGGATATCAAAACGTTCTCGGACGGGACCAAGAAGGCCGACTGGGACGTCGGGATGAGTCTCGACGCGGTGACGCTTGCCAACCACGTCGATACGATCGTCCTTTGTACCGGCGATGGCGACTTCTCGCGGCTCTGCTCGCACCTGCGCCACGAGGGCGTCCGCGTCGAAGTGATGGCGTTCGAATCCTCGACGGCCGAGGAACTCATCGCGGCGGCCGACTCCTTCGTCGATCTCGGCGAACGCCACGAGACGTTCCTCCTCTGAGAGCGGACTCCGCTCGCGTCAGAGCCGATCCGAGCGCCCTTTCCAGAGTCCGACTAACAGTGCGTACCCGGTAACGAGCAGCATCGCTCCCGTCAGAACGTATACGAACGGCCCGGAGACGAGCGTCGCCGGCCCGGCCAGCGTCAGGGTGCCAAAGAGGAACAAGGCGACCCCGAGAGCGATTTGCGTGGCGTCCATACGATACCGGAATTACTGAATCGAGTATTATAACGTTCGTCATTTTAGATAGTCGTGAAATCCAACAGTCTCGCTCTCGCGAGCCGGCGATTCGGGTACGGGAGTCGGGATTGACCGCTCGAGTTCGGGCGAGGTCGAAGGGCTTTCGACCGCGCGCGTGAAAGCCCGCGCAATGAGCGATCCAGCCGACGGGAACGGACAGGCGGGACTGCCGGAACTGCGGACCATCGCGGACTACCAGTTCGGCGCGGGCGCCGGTGAAGCCCTCTTTCCGCCCGCGGAGTCACTCACGATCAAACGCACCTCTTCGGGTCGGCCCCAGCAGATCCACGCCGACGATGGACGGATCGTCTCCTTCGGGACCGACGGCCGGTTCACCCTCGGCCTCGAGGGCGGCCGGCGACTTCACACGGCCCTCGAGCATCCCACCTACCGCGTCGTCGTCGACGACGAGAGCGAACCGTTCGTCCGCGACGAGAAGAACGTCTTCACGAAGTTCGTCCTCGAGACCGGCCCGGAAATCCGGCCGGGCGACGAGGTGCTCGTGGTCCACGAGCGCGGCGAGTTG
Above is a genomic segment from Haloterrigena salifodinae containing:
- a CDS encoding LabA-like NYN domain-containing protein, encoding MTEIHPGQRVAVLVDAQNLYHTAQSLHSRNIDYSALLDKAVQDRQLTRAISYVIRADSPEEESFFEALIDIGFEPKIKDIKTFSDGTKKADWDVGMSLDAVTLANHVDTIVLCTGDGDFSRLCSHLRHEGVRVEVMAFESSTAEELIAAADSFVDLGERHETFLL
- a CDS encoding PUA domain-containing protein, translated to MSDPADGNGQAGLPELRTIADYQFGAGAGEALFPPAESLTIKRTSSGRPQQIHADDGRIVSFGTDGRFTLGLEGGRRLHTALEHPTYRVVVDDESEPFVRDEKNVFTKFVLETGPEIRPGDEVLVVHERGELIAVGTAELAADAIADFETGMAVNVREGAPAEN